GCTCGGAAAGGCGGCGATGCCGCCGAGCGCGAGCGCCGAGATCGGACGGACGTATCCCGCCGCCGGCGTGACGGCGACGAGCCCGACCACGATCCCCGTCGCGGCGCCGACCGCCGTCGCCCGCCCGGTGCGCGACAGGTCGAGGATCGTCCAGACGAGGAGCGTGGCGATCGGAGCGAGCAGCGTGTTCACGAAGGCGAGCGCCGCCGCGCCGTTGGCGGCGAGCGCGCTTCCGCCGTTGAACCCGAACCAGCCGAACCACAGGAGGCCGGCCCCGAGGAGCGTGAACGGCACGTGATGCGGAAGAACCGCCTGGCGGGCGAAATCCTTCCGCGGCCCGAGCACGAGGCATGCCGCGAGCGCGGCGACCGCGGCGTTGACGTGGACGACGGTCCCTCCCGCGAAGTCGAGCGCGCCGAGGCCGGCGAGCCATCCGCCCCCCCAGACCCAGTGCGCGACCGGTGCGTACACGAAGAGCGACCAGAGCGCGATGAACGCGAGATACGGACCGAAGCGCATCCGCTCGACGACCGAACCCGAGATGAGAGCCGCCGTGACGATCGCGAACGTCGCCTGGTAGGCGAAGAAGAGCAGGTGCGGGATCGTGCCCTTCGCTTCCAGACCCACGCCGGCCAGGAACGCGTTCCGGAGATTCCCGGCGAGCGCGCCCCCGCCCGAGAACGCGATCGAGTAGCCCGCGAGCGCCCAGGCGACGCCGACCGCCCCGAGCGCGCCCACGCTCATCATCATCGTGTTCAGCGCGTTCTTGGATCGGACGAGGCCGCCGTAGAAGAAGGCGA
This window of the Thermoanaerobaculia bacterium genome carries:
- a CDS encoding ammonia channel protein, translating into MKSADTVWLLLSTALVLLMTPALAFFYGGLVRSKNALNTMMMSVGALGAVGVAWALAGYSIAFSGGGALAGNLRNAFLAGVGLEAKGTIPHLLFFAYQATFAIVTAALISGSVVERMRFGPYLAFIALWSLFVYAPVAHWVWGGGWLAGLGALDFAGGTVVHVNAAVAALAACLVLGPRKDFARQAVLPHHVPFTLLGAGLLWFGWFGFNGGSALAANGAAALAFVNTLLAPIATLLVWTILDLSRTGRATAVGAATGIVVGLVAVTPAAGYVRPISALALGGIAAFPS